The following proteins come from a genomic window of Nostoc sp. TCL26-01:
- a CDS encoding inositol monophosphatase family protein has translation MNDFWTTVLDFAQTTTIRVGQQLMQDFGQVQALQKADGSLVTQADKWADQVIRDAIASTFSGYGILSEEGEHTFPDTEWCWVVDPLDGTTNFTRGIPIWSISLALLYQGTPIFGYVYAPPLNQAFHGFWPGTSGLSTPSGAFLNHHPIHTSSDHPSSNHFFNLCSRSLSVIQTGFPCKIRMLGVASYNFLTVATGATLGGVEATPKVWDLAGAWVIVQASGGSWISLNAPPFPLLVGEDYGDRSFPTLVVSRSELVPVFTPFMKNVKIRTT, from the coding sequence ATGAACGATTTTTGGACTACAGTTCTCGATTTTGCCCAGACTACCACCATCAGAGTGGGACAGCAACTAATGCAGGATTTTGGGCAGGTGCAAGCTTTGCAAAAAGCTGATGGTAGCTTAGTAACACAAGCTGATAAATGGGCAGATCAGGTAATTCGAGATGCGATCGCTTCTACTTTTTCTGGCTATGGGATTTTGAGTGAAGAAGGCGAACATACTTTTCCTGATACGGAATGGTGTTGGGTGGTTGATCCTTTAGATGGGACAACTAACTTTACACGGGGTATTCCCATCTGGTCGATTTCTCTGGCTTTACTTTATCAAGGTACACCGATTTTTGGTTATGTCTACGCACCACCACTTAATCAAGCCTTCCACGGTTTTTGGCCAGGTACATCGGGATTAAGCACACCATCAGGGGCATTTCTCAATCATCACCCCATCCATACCAGTAGTGATCATCCCAGTAGTAATCACTTTTTTAATCTCTGTTCTCGCAGCCTATCAGTGATTCAAACAGGCTTCCCATGTAAAATTCGGATGCTGGGTGTAGCTAGCTATAATTTCCTCACAGTTGCCACTGGTGCAACATTGGGGGGTGTGGAAGCGACACCTAAAGTTTGGGATTTAGCAGGTGCTTGGGTCATTGTCCAAGCATCTGGCGGTAGCTGGATATCTCTCAATGCACCACCATTTCCCTTATTAGTGGGGGAAGATTATGGCGATCGCTCTTTCCCCACTCTCGTTGTCAGTCGTTCCGAATTAGTCCCAGTTTTTACACCTTTCATGAAAAATGTAAAAATTCGTACTACGTAA
- a CDS encoding BCD family MFS transporter encodes MEVPNIPEDSQRDKLSQQKVKIQTMLQLGLFQMGLGIMSVLTLGVLNRVMIDELKVPALITAGAIAMHQFVAPARVVFGQMSDAKPLFGYHRTGYVWLGSALSAIASFLAVQVVWRIGFSLQAGTWTDATSGWVALLALIFAVYGLALSASSTPFTALLVDISDEDNRSKLVGVVWSMLMVGIIVGAIMSSGLLKQIELNAPLEVLQTQVNRLFTIVPAIAFGLCLVATVGVEKKYSRYSSRTVVANREDKITLGQALKVLTASRQTGIFFTFLLVLTLSLFMQDAVLEPYGGEVFKMTIAETTKLNAFFGTGTLLGLGLTGFLIVPRLGKEKTTKLGCIGVAISMILIILAGTTANQKLLQMTLILFGLASGVTTTGGLSLMLDLTATETAGTFIGAWGLAQAMARALATVSGGAVLNLGKNIFQTPILAYGSVFATQALGILVALWLLSRVNVAEFQTNAKTAIASVLESELD; translated from the coding sequence ATGGAAGTCCCCAACATCCCTGAAGATTCCCAGAGAGATAAGTTGAGCCAGCAAAAAGTCAAAATCCAGACGATGTTGCAGTTAGGCTTATTTCAGATGGGATTAGGCATCATGTCGGTTTTAACACTAGGAGTGCTAAACCGGGTGATGATTGATGAGTTGAAAGTACCGGCGTTGATTACAGCTGGAGCTATTGCTATGCACCAATTTGTCGCTCCGGCGCGAGTGGTGTTTGGGCAAATGTCTGATGCCAAGCCCTTGTTTGGTTATCATCGGACAGGCTATGTTTGGCTAGGATCAGCTTTAAGCGCGATCGCTTCTTTTTTAGCAGTACAAGTAGTTTGGCGAATTGGTTTCAGTTTGCAAGCTGGAACTTGGACAGATGCAACCTCCGGTTGGGTAGCACTATTGGCTTTGATTTTCGCTGTTTATGGTTTAGCTCTAAGCGCTAGTTCCACTCCATTTACGGCTTTGCTGGTGGATATTTCCGATGAGGACAATCGCTCCAAATTAGTCGGGGTAGTTTGGTCGATGCTGATGGTAGGAATTATTGTTGGGGCGATTATGAGTAGTGGTTTACTCAAGCAAATAGAGTTAAACGCTCCTTTAGAAGTCTTACAAACCCAAGTCAACCGCTTGTTTACCATTGTGCCGGCAATAGCATTTGGACTATGTTTAGTAGCTACAGTGGGTGTAGAAAAAAAATATTCCCGCTACAGTAGCCGGACTGTGGTGGCTAATCGGGAAGATAAAATAACTTTGGGCCAAGCACTCAAAGTTTTGACTGCTAGTCGTCAAACTGGCATATTTTTTACCTTTTTGTTGGTGCTGACACTCAGCTTATTCATGCAAGATGCAGTCCTCGAACCCTATGGTGGTGAAGTCTTTAAGATGACGATCGCCGAAACTACAAAACTCAATGCTTTCTTTGGTACAGGAACCCTGTTAGGCTTAGGCTTGACGGGGTTTTTGATTGTACCGCGTTTGGGTAAAGAAAAGACAACTAAGCTGGGTTGCATTGGGGTAGCCATCAGCATGATCTTGATTATCCTGGCAGGAACAACAGCGAATCAAAAATTGTTGCAAATGACCTTGATCTTGTTTGGTTTGGCTTCTGGTGTCACCACCACTGGTGGATTAAGTTTAATGCTCGATTTAACAGCCACAGAAACGGCGGGAACATTTATTGGTGCTTGGGGATTGGCGCAAGCAATGGCGAGGGCCCTTGCAACTGTCTCTGGTGGTGCAGTATTGAACTTAGGCAAAAATATTTTCCAGACACCCATCCTAGCCTATGGGTCAGTGTTTGCTACTCAAGCATTAGGCATACTAGTAGCATTGTGGCTTTTAAGTCGGGTCAATGTGGCAGAATTTCAGACAAATGCCAAGACAGCGATCGCTTCTGTGTTGGAAAGCGAGTTAGACTAA
- a CDS encoding glycosyltransferase family 2 protein, translated as MSLKVPVSVLIPAKNEEANLPACLNSLQRADEIFIVDSQSSDKSIEIAKEYGVNLVQFYFNGRWPKKKNWSLDNLPFRNKWVLIVDCDERIPNELWDEIAQVIKTEEYAGYYLNRRVFFLGKWIRYGGKYPDWNLRLFQHKLGRYENLHTEDVPNTGDNEVHEHVVLQGKVGYLKNDMLHEDFRDVYHWLERHNRYSNWEARVYYNLITGQMDDGTIGANLFGEAVQRKRFLKKVWVRLPFKPLLRFILFYIIRLGFLDGQAGYIYGRLLSQYEYQIGVKLYELRNCGGQLNTANSSTTLPPSLTPEIEQSTT; from the coding sequence ATGTCATTAAAAGTTCCTGTTTCTGTACTCATTCCCGCCAAAAACGAGGAAGCTAATTTACCAGCTTGTCTCAATAGTCTTCAAAGAGCAGATGAGATATTTATTGTAGATTCTCAAAGCAGTGACAAAAGCATTGAAATTGCTAAAGAATATGGTGTTAATTTAGTCCAGTTTTACTTTAATGGACGCTGGCCAAAAAAGAAAAATTGGTCTTTAGATAACCTACCATTTCGCAACAAATGGGTACTGATTGTCGATTGTGATGAACGTATCCCCAATGAATTGTGGGACGAAATTGCTCAAGTAATTAAAACTGAAGAATACGCAGGTTATTATCTCAATCGCCGCGTATTTTTCTTAGGTAAATGGATTCGTTATGGTGGCAAGTACCCCGATTGGAATCTGAGATTATTTCAACACAAACTAGGTCGCTACGAAAATTTGCACACCGAAGACGTTCCCAACACTGGCGATAACGAAGTTCACGAACACGTTGTTTTACAAGGTAAAGTCGGATATCTCAAAAATGATATGCTCCATGAAGATTTCCGTGATGTTTACCACTGGTTAGAGCGACACAACCGTTATTCCAACTGGGAAGCCCGCGTTTATTATAATCTCATCACAGGGCAAATGGATGACGGTACTATTGGAGCTAATTTATTTGGTGAAGCCGTCCAACGTAAACGCTTTCTCAAAAAAGTTTGGGTACGTCTCCCCTTTAAACCGCTTTTAAGATTCATTTTGTTTTATATTATCCGGCTAGGTTTTTTAGATGGACAAGCTGGATATATCTATGGCAGATTACTCAGTCAATATGAATATCAAATAGGTGTGAAACTGTACGAATTACGCAACTGTGGTGGACAACTCAACACCGCAAATTCTTCCACCACATTACCACCATCTCTAACTCCAGAAATCGAACAATCGACAACATAG
- a CDS encoding HhoA/HhoB/HtrA family serine endopeptidase, with amino-acid sequence MANQIQDQSPALNNKNYHQASWKKAVASLSLVLLGSGMTLAGGYLAGNQQQLREKAADLAVSRVNAAPPLPNTTDPNFVTQVVQKVGPAVVRIDSSRTVKSELPAEFNDPFFQRFFGSQLPQSQSKVERGTGSGFIISNDGRIITNAHVVDGADTVTVILKDGRSYQGKVLGKDELTDVAVVKIQADNLPTVALGNSEQLQPGQWAIAIGNPLGLDNTVTTGIVSATGRTSNQIGAPDKRVEYIQTDAAINPGNSGGPLLNYRGEVIGMNTAIIQGAQGLGFAIPIATVQRISNQLIATGKVQHPYLGIQMVGLTPQIKQNINSDPNSGLSVDEDKGVLVVKVMPNSPAAKAGIRAGDVIQKLNGTSVADASSVQNAVENSQVGGDLQLEVRRNGQNVNLAVRPGAFPSQQVQ; translated from the coding sequence ATGGCGAACCAAATACAAGATCAATCTCCAGCATTAAACAATAAAAATTATCATCAAGCTTCTTGGAAAAAAGCGGTGGCATCGCTATCATTGGTGCTTCTGGGATCGGGAATGACTTTAGCAGGTGGCTATTTAGCCGGAAATCAGCAGCAGTTGCGGGAAAAAGCAGCTGATTTAGCTGTTAGTCGTGTCAATGCAGCTCCACCATTACCGAATACCACAGATCCCAACTTTGTAACTCAGGTGGTGCAGAAAGTCGGCCCGGCTGTGGTGCGCATTGATTCTTCTCGGACTGTCAAATCTGAATTACCAGCAGAATTTAACGATCCCTTTTTCCAACGTTTCTTTGGTTCCCAATTACCTCAGTCACAATCAAAAGTCGAACGAGGTACTGGTTCTGGTTTTATCATCAGTAATGATGGGCGGATTATTACCAATGCCCACGTCGTCGATGGTGCGGATACGGTGACAGTGATACTCAAAGATGGGCGTAGCTATCAAGGTAAGGTATTGGGGAAAGATGAATTAACCGATGTTGCGGTTGTGAAAATTCAGGCAGACAATTTACCAACAGTAGCATTGGGGAATTCTGAGCAACTACAACCAGGACAATGGGCGATCGCTATTGGCAATCCTTTAGGATTAGATAATACAGTCACTACGGGTATTGTCAGTGCTACCGGACGTACTAGCAATCAAATTGGCGCACCCGACAAGCGCGTAGAATATATTCAAACTGATGCAGCAATTAATCCTGGTAACTCTGGTGGCCCTCTGCTGAATTACCGTGGTGAAGTTATTGGGATGAATACCGCCATTATCCAAGGCGCACAGGGTTTAGGCTTTGCTATTCCCATTGCTACAGTACAGCGTATTTCTAATCAATTGATCGCTACAGGTAAAGTACAGCATCCTTACCTGGGTATCCAAATGGTAGGTTTGACACCACAAATTAAGCAAAATATTAACTCAGATCCCAATAGTGGTTTGAGTGTGGATGAAGATAAAGGTGTTTTAGTTGTCAAAGTCATGCCTAATTCCCCAGCCGCCAAAGCAGGGATACGTGCTGGCGATGTCATTCAAAAGCTAAATGGAACATCTGTTGCTGATGCTAGTAGTGTGCAGAACGCAGTGGAAAATAGTCAAGTAGGTGGAGACTTGCAGCTAGAAGTACGACGCAATGGCCAAAACGTGAATTTAGCTGTCAGACCTGGTGCATTCCCCAGTCAACAGGTGCAGTAG
- the thiD gene encoding bifunctional hydroxymethylpyrimidine kinase/phosphomethylpyrimidine kinase encodes MNTEIISRVPVALTIAGSDSGGGAGIQADLRTFAFHCVHGTSAVTCVTAQNTLGVARVDAMPPEAVVAQIQAVVEDIGVQAAKTGMLLNQEIIAAVAQQVEALQIDNLVVDPVMVSRTGAQLIDDDAVKTLCQQLIPKAAIITPNRYEAQILSGLPVNSLDDMRAAAQVIHRHLKPKAVLVKGGGMQGNIRGVDIWFDGQKLETLTTQQVDTKNTHGTGCTLSAAIAANLAQGENLPQAVQKAKDYVTTALTYALDIGQGQGPVGHFFPLLVGSAECC; translated from the coding sequence ATGAACACTGAAATAATATCCAGGGTTCCTGTTGCTTTAACTATTGCCGGTTCTGATAGTGGTGGTGGTGCAGGAATTCAAGCTGATTTACGTACCTTTGCTTTTCATTGTGTCCACGGTACTAGTGCGGTAACTTGCGTTACAGCACAGAATACATTGGGAGTAGCCAGAGTTGATGCAATGCCACCAGAGGCAGTTGTAGCTCAAATACAAGCAGTTGTTGAAGATATTGGGGTGCAAGCGGCAAAAACGGGAATGTTACTTAACCAGGAAATTATTGCGGCTGTTGCTCAACAAGTAGAAGCTTTACAAATTGATAACTTAGTTGTTGACCCGGTGATGGTATCAAGGACAGGAGCGCAATTAATTGATGATGACGCTGTAAAAACGCTCTGTCAACAATTGATCCCCAAGGCAGCTATCATTACACCCAACCGCTACGAAGCGCAGATTTTAAGCGGTTTACCTGTAAATTCTCTAGATGATATGAGAGCAGCAGCGCAAGTCATTCATCGTCATTTAAAACCCAAAGCTGTCTTAGTTAAAGGTGGAGGGATGCAGGGAAATATACGTGGTGTGGATATTTGGTTTGATGGACAAAAGCTAGAAACTCTCACCACACAGCAAGTAGACACCAAAAATACCCACGGTACTGGTTGTACATTATCAGCTGCGATCGCCGCTAATCTAGCCCAAGGTGAAAATTTACCCCAAGCTGTACAAAAAGCCAAAGATTACGTCACCACCGCACTCACTTACGCCTTAGATATCGGCCAAGGACAAGGCCCAGTGGGGCATTTTTTCCCATTGTTAGTGGGGAGTGCTGAGTGCTGTTAG
- the hpsU gene encoding hormogonium polysaccharide biosynthesis acetyltransferase HpsU, giving the protein MTNDKPFVDLRQYDQSRFDRGRSGLYILLWWLVQAIAFPLSPHPLNIWRCWILRLFGARIGKGVVIRPTARFTYPWKITIGDYSWIGDDVVLYSLDEIYIGEQCVISQKSYLCTGSHDIHDPAFGLKTAGITIGNGAWVATDCFVASGVNIGANAVIGARSSVLTDMPAGQVCWGSPCRPQYARLKE; this is encoded by the coding sequence ATGACTAACGACAAACCTTTCGTAGATTTACGCCAATATGACCAATCTAGGTTTGATCGGGGACGTTCTGGACTGTATATTTTGTTATGGTGGTTGGTACAGGCGATCGCTTTTCCCCTATCGCCTCATCCTTTAAATATTTGGCGTTGTTGGATATTACGGCTGTTTGGTGCGCGCATTGGTAAAGGCGTAGTTATTCGCCCTACCGCCCGGTTTACCTATCCCTGGAAAATCACTATCGGTGATTACAGTTGGATTGGTGATGATGTAGTTTTATACAGCCTAGATGAAATTTATATTGGTGAACAATGCGTAATTTCCCAGAAAAGTTATTTATGCACTGGTAGCCATGATATTCACGATCCTGCTTTTGGCTTAAAGACAGCAGGTATCACCATTGGTAATGGCGCTTGGGTAGCTACCGACTGTTTCGTCGCCTCAGGAGTGAACATAGGCGCAAATGCTGTCATCGGTGCGCGTAGTAGTGTTCTCACGGATATGCCTGCTGGGCAAGTATGCTGGGGTAGTCCTTGTCGCCCTCAATATGCCAGACTGAAGGAATAG
- a CDS encoding glycosyltransferase family 2 protein: MPEIQISAIICTHNRDTYLGAAIDSLLAQDFSGEFEVVVVDNGSSDRTREVVAERESHPRLKYIFEPTIGLSVARNTGAKVASAAILAYLDDDAVASHQWLQVLYAAYQENEQLAIAGGKVTLLWPPDIQPPRWLSPGLAGNLGAYDLGDSIIYIKQPGLTPRGLNYSIRRTFLEEIGGFDPHLGRVGKNLLSNEELQMTEFALKCGWQVAYLPEALVAHNVAPERLNRSWFLNRGWWQGISECYREQLSGKAGISQLSRGGERFVRGLYKAMRYFTDPAERFDNLVYSYGQIGYLNAAIQGLLFAGNSKK, from the coding sequence ATGCCAGAAATCCAAATCTCTGCCATTATTTGTACTCACAATCGTGATACCTATCTAGGTGCAGCGATTGATAGCTTGTTGGCTCAGGATTTCTCAGGTGAATTTGAAGTTGTGGTGGTAGATAATGGATCTAGCGATCGCACCCGCGAAGTTGTTGCCGAAAGAGAAAGCCATCCCCGGCTAAAATATATCTTTGAACCTACCATTGGTTTATCTGTAGCTCGCAATACTGGTGCTAAAGTTGCCAGTGCGGCGATTCTGGCTTATTTAGACGATGATGCAGTTGCTAGTCATCAATGGCTGCAAGTATTGTATGCAGCTTATCAAGAGAATGAACAACTAGCGATCGCTGGCGGTAAAGTCACCCTTTTGTGGCCTCCAGATATCCAGCCGCCACGGTGGTTATCACCTGGACTAGCAGGAAATTTAGGAGCTTATGATTTAGGTGATAGCATAATCTACATCAAGCAACCAGGGCTAACTCCCAGAGGCTTAAATTACTCCATCCGCCGCACTTTTCTAGAAGAAATTGGTGGTTTTGATCCTCATTTGGGTCGAGTAGGAAAAAACCTCTTATCTAACGAGGAACTGCAAATGACAGAATTTGCTCTCAAATGTGGTTGGCAAGTCGCTTATCTTCCAGAAGCTTTGGTGGCTCACAACGTAGCCCCAGAACGCCTCAATCGTTCTTGGTTCTTAAACCGGGGTTGGTGGCAAGGAATTAGTGAGTGCTATAGAGAACAATTATCTGGAAAAGCGGGTATCAGTCAGTTATCACGGGGAGGGGAAAGGTTTGTACGCGGTTTGTACAAAGCCATGCGATATTTTACAGATCCAGCAGAACGTTTTGATAACCTTGTATATAGTTATGGTCAGATAGGTTACTTAAACGCTGCCATTCAAGGTCTGCTGTTTGCCGGAAATAGTAAAAAGTAA
- the cobU gene encoding bifunctional adenosylcobinamide kinase/adenosylcobinamide-phosphate guanylyltransferase — translation MGKVVLITGPARSGKSEWAEILAVQSQRTVIYVATATKSPDDGEWQQRIQQHQNRRPPDWVTLEVPGNLSATLGEIQPDACVLVDSLGTWVANLLEQDEVRWEDTVAEFLETAELVAADLLFVAEETGWGVVPAYPLGRRFRDRLGALVRQLSPLCTAVYLVTGGYALNLKLLGTPLPTSSDYE, via the coding sequence TTGGGTAAAGTCGTTTTAATTACGGGGCCGGCTAGGTCTGGCAAAAGTGAATGGGCTGAGATTTTGGCGGTACAATCACAGCGAACTGTGATTTATGTGGCTACGGCAACTAAGAGTCCTGATGATGGAGAATGGCAACAACGCATTCAACAACACCAAAATCGTCGTCCTCCAGATTGGGTGACACTGGAAGTTCCTGGGAATTTATCGGCTACGCTTGGAGAAATTCAGCCGGATGCTTGTGTTTTGGTTGATTCCTTGGGAACTTGGGTAGCGAATCTTTTAGAGCAGGATGAGGTGAGATGGGAAGATACTGTAGCGGAATTTTTAGAGACGGCAGAGTTAGTGGCGGCTGATCTGCTTTTTGTGGCTGAAGAGACTGGTTGGGGTGTGGTTCCAGCATATCCTTTAGGTAGAAGATTCCGCGATCGCTTGGGTGCTTTAGTCCGTCAGTTAAGTCCTCTGTGCACGGCTGTCTATTTGGTGACTGGTGGTTATGCTTTAAATCTCAAACTGCTGGGTACACCGTTACCAACATCATCAGATTATGAATGA
- a CDS encoding cadmium resistance transporter has product MNELMTAITTGITAFTATNIDDLVILTLLFSQVNKTFRSWHIVIGQYLGFGTLIVASLVGFAGGLILPASWTGLLGLVPIAAGISRLLHPEDDSSATDEPEADISNYSSQVLGFLSPQIYSVASITIANGGDNVGIYMPLFANTSFYSLLIIISTFLLLVGVWCFMTYKLTCQPIVANIITQYGNNFVPLVLISIGVFIVLDHASLTPMALVISCVCLALIMKIIQVYKAPTVSRL; this is encoded by the coding sequence ATGAATGAACTTATGACAGCAATTACCACCGGAATTACAGCTTTTACAGCGACTAACATAGATGATTTAGTCATCCTGACGTTGTTATTCTCCCAGGTGAATAAAACTTTCCGGAGTTGGCACATTGTCATCGGTCAATATCTTGGCTTTGGTACATTGATTGTAGCTAGTCTAGTTGGTTTTGCTGGAGGCTTAATCTTACCCGCCAGTTGGACTGGTTTGTTAGGTTTAGTACCCATCGCTGCAGGCATAAGTCGTCTTCTGCATCCAGAGGATGATTCCTCAGCTACAGATGAACCAGAAGCAGATATATCTAATTATTCCTCTCAGGTGTTGGGTTTTCTCTCTCCTCAAATATATAGTGTAGCATCGATAACTATTGCTAATGGTGGTGATAATGTAGGTATTTATATGCCATTATTTGCTAATACCAGTTTTTATAGTTTACTAATTATTATTAGCACATTTCTACTATTAGTTGGAGTTTGGTGTTTCATGACTTATAAACTGACTTGCCAGCCAATAGTTGCCAACATAATTACTCAATACGGCAACAATTTTGTTCCTCTCGTATTGATCAGTATCGGTGTGTTCATTGTTTTAGATCATGCTTCGTTGACTCCTATGGCTTTAGTCATAAGCTGTGTGTGCTTGGCGTTAATCATGAAAATAATTCAAGTTTACAAAGCACCTACTGTTAGCCGTCTATAG
- a CDS encoding alcohol dehydrogenase catalytic domain-containing protein, which yields MKGIWLENRQLQLRSDIPIPEPPPGEALVRVLRAGICNTDLELLRGYYPYTGILGHEFVGVVEQGPEHLINQRVVGEINAVCGKCRFCRRGQPTHCENRTVLGIVNRHGAFAEYLCLPVENLHPVPENVPTDIATFTEPLAAALEIQQQVTFSRDDRVLVVGDGKLGLLVAQTLALTGCQLLVVGRHPDKLAHLQARGIKTGLVDAVTDRAFDIAVECTGNPEGFAIAQRSLRPRGTLVLKSTYAGKLSLDASALVVDEITLIGSRCGVFPPALQLLAEEKVDVKPLIHTSYLLTEALTAFETAQHRGVLKVLLVNSQ from the coding sequence ATGAAAGGAATCTGGCTAGAAAATAGGCAATTACAACTACGTTCTGATATTCCTATCCCAGAACCACCGCCGGGAGAAGCTTTGGTGCGTGTCTTGCGTGCAGGTATCTGTAACACAGACTTGGAACTACTCAGAGGCTACTATCCTTATACTGGGATTTTAGGACACGAATTTGTTGGTGTAGTTGAACAAGGGCCAGAACACTTAATTAACCAGCGAGTAGTGGGAGAAATTAACGCTGTTTGTGGTAAATGTCGTTTTTGTCGTCGTGGACAACCCACTCACTGTGAAAACCGTACAGTTTTAGGTATCGTTAACCGTCACGGGGCTTTTGCTGAGTATTTGTGTTTACCTGTAGAAAATCTTCATCCAGTACCGGAAAATGTACCCACAGATATAGCAACATTCACCGAACCTCTAGCAGCAGCATTAGAAATTCAGCAGCAGGTAACTTTCAGTAGAGACGATCGCGTGTTGGTCGTAGGAGATGGTAAGTTAGGTCTACTAGTAGCACAAACACTGGCTTTAACTGGTTGTCAACTGTTGGTTGTTGGTCGTCACCCAGACAAACTAGCTCATCTACAAGCACGAGGAATTAAAACTGGTTTAGTTGATGCTGTAACAGATAGAGCTTTTGACATCGCTGTAGAGTGTACAGGCAACCCAGAAGGATTTGCGATCGCTCAACGATCTCTACGCCCTCGTGGTACTCTAGTACTAAAAAGTACCTATGCAGGCAAGCTGAGTTTAGATGCGTCAGCTTTAGTAGTAGATGAAATTACACTAATTGGTTCCCGTTGTGGTGTTTTTCCCCCAGCACTCCAATTGCTAGCGGAAGAAAAAGTAGACGTAAAACCCCTAATTCATACCTCCTATCTCCTCACGGAAGCACTGACAGCTTTTGAAACAGCTCAACATCGGGGTGTATTAAAGGTGTTATTGGTCAATAGTCAATAG